From a single Phycisphaerae bacterium genomic region:
- a CDS encoding ATP-binding protein, translating into MRSSPSAARLYRDAGLVFTPLDHAPYAVMLARCRGMAVHGGLRRRKDESLAGPAGRVLTGLSGGAASTLYLLLNSGPEVEIYWGVRAEAASEQDAVNRAAIAFRSLQTCLLSAYPELDLRPLRSEEDFAPVLKRLAAMRVALSMVGHPWPEAPDVERFCPVDQIVRALSGTDYCYFLDASPVSTADVDSAFQELSLRINLIHQHVSWSESGQQTSVQSEQRQRLDRLAQYQEQLMESAHEKMAAGLREGMWRASTLLAASEAGQLDQAASLLRAVFAGAKSKPQPVMILHHEPPNGTIADLAQLRAGQTTTGRPNPLGLGALCDQTVLTSSEAGLLAELPRREVCGFYIKTPREFSVDLQSVDRRAIDLGEILGHAGSTGRRFSIDLDDLTRHALIVGVTGSGKTNTALHLLHQLWTRHHVPFMVIEPAKAQYRTLLGVPGFENLQVFTPGLAQVAPFPLNPFEFAPGTIPQQHISLLYAVFNAAFILYAPMPYVLERSLHRIYEERGWDMLLVHHPEADPASGEPPPLAFPTLSDLHRTIGEVVDQLGYESRIRMDVTAGLQARVDTLRIGQKGQTFDCPRSIPFEDLLSRPTVLEIAHLGSDEEKAFFMGLLLMRLYETLERRGEQPGLEHVTLIEEAHRLLTRTSTDTSSAESANPKGKSVETFCNMLAEIRAYGEGLLVAEQIPAKLADDMIKNTNLKVMHRIVATDDRDLIGGAMNLMGRQKMAVTSLRRGEAVAYAEGCETPALVRIPRYAHTQPVGNHDVKAAAERVIIQHEKIFHPWHGCHGCREICAFGAEARRLAAGRGTAETLWAYALSCAYDPNAAIAAWPQLIEQLAPHRKRSRRSDTEDEALAWCVFITACESTLWALHGSNRATLRTIQHVVESLINLVHESRQTGTASPSQASQLRQHIDEATSPNGHPWAGCTACRHVCLFSPLGERLAATPGLRKTLSDLYAAKAPVQTIRDLCRQRAGAALFTPCPEVVDSLGLCILVHCTEQAHLAPTTAIADVFPTAT; encoded by the coding sequence ATGCGGTCATCACCGTCCGCCGCCCGGCTGTACCGCGATGCCGGCTTGGTATTCACCCCCCTCGACCACGCCCCGTACGCCGTCATGCTGGCTCGATGCCGAGGAATGGCCGTGCACGGCGGGCTACGCAGGCGAAAAGATGAGTCCCTCGCCGGGCCGGCGGGCCGCGTTCTGACCGGTCTCAGCGGAGGAGCCGCCTCGACGCTGTATCTCCTGTTGAACTCCGGCCCGGAGGTGGAAATCTACTGGGGCGTGAGAGCTGAAGCCGCCTCCGAGCAGGACGCAGTCAACCGGGCTGCCATCGCCTTCCGTTCCCTGCAAACCTGCCTGCTGAGCGCCTATCCCGAACTCGACCTCCGCCCCCTCCGCAGCGAGGAAGACTTCGCTCCAGTCCTCAAGCGGCTTGCGGCCATGCGCGTCGCTCTCTCCATGGTCGGCCATCCCTGGCCAGAAGCTCCCGATGTCGAGCGGTTCTGCCCGGTCGACCAGATCGTCAGGGCATTGTCCGGAACAGATTACTGCTACTTCCTCGATGCTTCACCTGTCTCCACCGCCGACGTGGACTCCGCCTTCCAGGAACTCAGCCTCCGCATCAACCTGATCCACCAGCACGTCTCATGGTCCGAAAGCGGGCAGCAAACCAGCGTGCAGAGCGAGCAACGCCAACGCCTCGATCGACTCGCTCAATACCAGGAACAGCTCATGGAGTCCGCCCATGAGAAAATGGCTGCCGGGCTCCGCGAAGGCATGTGGAGGGCCAGCACACTGCTCGCAGCCTCGGAAGCAGGACAGCTCGATCAGGCCGCCTCGTTGCTTCGTGCCGTGTTCGCCGGCGCCAAATCCAAACCCCAACCGGTCATGATTCTCCACCACGAACCGCCCAATGGGACCATCGCCGATTTGGCACAACTCCGCGCCGGGCAAACAACCACCGGCCGGCCTAACCCTCTCGGGCTTGGCGCTCTCTGCGATCAGACCGTGCTCACCAGCTCCGAGGCCGGCCTCCTCGCCGAACTGCCCCGAAGGGAGGTGTGCGGCTTTTATATCAAGACACCCCGCGAATTCTCGGTAGATCTCCAAAGCGTTGACCGCAGAGCCATCGACCTCGGCGAGATCCTCGGCCATGCCGGCTCCACAGGGCGGCGGTTCAGCATCGACCTCGATGATCTCACCCGCCACGCCTTGATCGTCGGCGTGACCGGGAGCGGTAAGACCAACACCGCTCTTCACCTCCTGCACCAGTTGTGGACTCGACATCACGTGCCCTTCATGGTCATCGAGCCGGCTAAGGCTCAATACCGCACCCTCCTCGGCGTGCCCGGCTTCGAGAATCTGCAGGTCTTCACCCCCGGCCTGGCACAAGTGGCTCCGTTCCCGTTGAATCCATTCGAGTTCGCCCCGGGAACCATCCCCCAGCAGCACATCTCTCTTCTCTACGCGGTCTTCAACGCGGCATTCATTCTCTACGCACCCATGCCCTACGTCCTGGAGCGATCCCTCCACCGCATCTACGAGGAACGCGGTTGGGACATGCTGCTCGTCCATCATCCCGAGGCCGACCCCGCCAGCGGTGAGCCTCCGCCCCTGGCGTTTCCCACACTCAGCGATCTGCACCGAACTATCGGCGAAGTGGTGGACCAACTCGGCTACGAGAGCCGTATTCGCATGGATGTGACCGCGGGGCTCCAGGCTCGCGTGGATACCCTGCGGATCGGCCAGAAGGGGCAAACGTTCGATTGCCCCCGATCCATTCCGTTCGAGGATCTCCTCAGTCGTCCAACCGTCCTCGAAATCGCCCATCTCGGCAGCGACGAGGAGAAGGCTTTCTTCATGGGCCTCCTGTTGATGCGACTGTACGAGACCCTCGAGCGTCGCGGCGAACAGCCCGGACTCGAGCACGTTACCCTCATCGAAGAGGCTCACCGGCTACTCACCCGAACCTCGACCGACACCTCCTCCGCCGAGAGCGCTAACCCCAAAGGCAAGTCGGTCGAGACGTTCTGCAACATGTTGGCCGAAATACGGGCCTACGGCGAGGGGCTCCTGGTCGCCGAGCAAATCCCCGCAAAGCTCGCGGACGACATGATCAAGAACACGAATCTCAAGGTGATGCACCGAATCGTCGCCACCGATGATCGCGATCTCATCGGCGGCGCCATGAATCTCATGGGCCGACAGAAAATGGCGGTGACGAGTCTGCGGCGGGGCGAGGCCGTCGCGTACGCCGAGGGCTGCGAAACGCCAGCCCTCGTCCGAATACCACGATACGCCCACACGCAACCCGTCGGCAATCACGACGTCAAGGCCGCTGCCGAAAGGGTGATCATCCAGCATGAGAAGATCTTTCACCCATGGCATGGCTGCCACGGGTGCCGCGAGATCTGTGCGTTCGGAGCGGAGGCCCGCCGGCTGGCCGCCGGCCGCGGCACCGCCGAGACCCTCTGGGCCTACGCCCTGTCCTGCGCCTACGACCCGAACGCTGCAATCGCTGCGTGGCCGCAACTGATCGAACAGCTGGCCCCGCATCGCAAACGGAGCCGCAGGAGCGACACGGAAGATGAAGCCCTGGCTTGGTGCGTCTTCATCACCGCTTGCGAAAGCACACTGTGGGCACTCCACGGCTCCAACCGAGCGACCCTGCGCACGATCCAGCATGTCGTCGAGAGCCTCATCAACCTGGTCCACGAATCACGGCAGACAGGAACCGCCTCGCCATCGCAGGCCAGCCAGCTGCGACAGCACATCGACGAAGCCACGAGCCCAAATGGCCACCCATGGGCAGGCTGCACAGCGTGCCGCCACGTCTGCCTGTTCAGCCCCTTGGGGGAGCGTCTGGCTGCCACGCCCGGCTTACGCAAGACCCTGTCCGATCTCTACGCCGCAAAGGCCCCGGTCCAGACGATCCGCGATCTCTGCAGGCAGCGGGCCGGCGCGGCCCTCTTCACCCCATGCCCCGAGGTCGTCGACTCGCTCGGGCTCTGCATCCTCGTCCATTGCACAGAACAGGCCCACCTCGCTCCGACAACGGCTATCGCCGACGTCTTCCCGACGGCAACCTGA
- a CDS encoding M48 family metalloprotease: protein MAEVSFNLSRPSVDFGRIAPGATEWRSITVLGLIDGDVDFELTTSEPWVEAVLGSATAKGRELMLAVDATQLPGFGQHQATVRVSSGRFARECQICVWMGTVQEQARSKRAPLPSPTTEPSDASQEKARQPTLTLPSAPPMAGALSLGLGILTLACVLGGFRWAATAVGGAESETGPTFAWLAASAAYLIIALRWALPGSGRLVTEATATPEEREVLDPLAEACREMNLPRPTLVMIDDPTPNIRSFGISPRFSRLRVNTGLVDTMRQSGSSFALKAVLVHELVHLQLFDTFFFTVSGPVLAAMEAILGLAWRLRVAAGQMTQGSGVGPIAMFVMMSRGSPMGCLVGLLVLLALAMLLSMVAFYAVALSLWLLLVIAACLGYSRFVERRADLRTVNVLGDTQGVLAALAASLALFPGELAAVGRYARSRFTHNEQYSIDDLIASLASGGDPKAGTLWAERLFRTHPPFMERLAYLAMAGPQRSAN, encoded by the coding sequence GTGGCGGAGGTGTCCTTCAATCTGTCCCGTCCAAGCGTGGACTTCGGACGTATCGCTCCGGGCGCCACGGAATGGCGCTCGATCACCGTGCTCGGACTGATCGACGGTGACGTGGATTTCGAACTGACCACCTCGGAACCATGGGTCGAGGCGGTGCTGGGTTCTGCAACCGCCAAGGGCCGCGAGCTCATGCTCGCCGTAGATGCCACCCAATTGCCGGGTTTCGGCCAACACCAGGCCACCGTACGGGTCAGCTCCGGTCGGTTCGCGCGCGAGTGCCAGATCTGTGTCTGGATGGGAACAGTCCAGGAGCAGGCGCGGTCAAAACGAGCTCCGCTTCCATCACCCACAACAGAGCCGTCGGACGCCTCACAAGAAAAGGCCAGGCAGCCGACGCTCACCCTGCCTTCCGCTCCTCCAATGGCCGGAGCCCTATCCCTGGGGCTGGGAATCCTCACCCTGGCGTGCGTGCTGGGCGGCTTCCGGTGGGCGGCAACCGCAGTGGGGGGAGCTGAATCAGAAACCGGCCCAACCTTCGCCTGGCTGGCGGCATCAGCCGCCTACCTGATCATCGCCCTCCGGTGGGCGCTGCCCGGATCCGGACGACTGGTCACGGAGGCAACCGCCACACCCGAGGAGCGAGAAGTCCTCGATCCGCTCGCCGAGGCTTGCCGAGAGATGAACCTGCCCCGGCCGACGCTGGTGATGATCGACGACCCGACCCCCAACATCCGTAGCTTCGGCATCAGTCCTCGGTTCAGCCGTCTGCGAGTCAACACCGGCTTGGTCGACACCATGCGCCAGTCCGGTTCCTCCTTCGCTCTCAAGGCAGTCCTCGTTCACGAACTGGTCCATCTCCAGCTGTTCGATACCTTCTTCTTCACCGTCAGCGGGCCGGTTCTTGCCGCAATGGAGGCCATCCTCGGCCTTGCGTGGCGGCTACGCGTGGCGGCCGGCCAGATGACCCAGGGATCCGGAGTCGGACCAATCGCCATGTTCGTCATGATGTCACGAGGTAGCCCGATGGGCTGCCTCGTTGGCCTGCTGGTGCTCTTGGCCCTGGCCATGCTCCTGTCAATGGTCGCATTCTACGCGGTTGCCTTGAGTCTCTGGCTGCTCCTCGTCATCGCGGCATGCCTGGGCTACAGCCGCTTCGTCGAGCGACGGGCCGATCTGCGCACCGTCAACGTGCTGGGTGATACCCAAGGCGTGCTGGCCGCACTCGCAGCCAGCCTGGCCCTGTTCCCGGGAGAACTCGCTGCGGTCGGTAGGTACGCACGGTCCCGTTTCACCCACAACGAACAGTACAGCATCGACGACCTGATCGCCAGTCTGGCCTCAGGGGGAGATCCGAAAGCTGGCACCCTCTGGGCCGAGCGGCTCTTTCGCACACATCCACCGTTCATGGAGCGCCTGGCTTACCTGGCCATGGCCGGACCGCAGCGATCGGCAAATTGA
- a CDS encoding radical SAM protein: MMPPAGYTTEGRLRVARRKTCSRVLGPGSRAVIWFHGCDLGCPGCVARELNTSARYEVCSAAELAGWVLAIPGIEGITLTGGEPFQQSPGELGVFLDCVRRASELSVMCYTGYTLDALLASPEGEAHQRLLGYIDILVDGPYVAGRNEGHLWRGSANQRIHFLTDRYRSMSGTVERSKGRAIEVELIEGRRLELTGIPEAGFLDRFRRHLDRQGMILDFSEAASGSVIG, translated from the coding sequence ATGATGCCTCCAGCCGGTTACACAACTGAAGGGCGATTGCGCGTAGCCCGGCGTAAGACCTGCAGCAGAGTGCTCGGGCCAGGCTCGCGGGCGGTGATCTGGTTTCATGGATGCGACCTCGGTTGCCCCGGCTGCGTTGCCCGGGAATTGAACACGTCTGCGCGTTACGAAGTGTGTTCAGCGGCGGAGCTGGCAGGCTGGGTGCTGGCCATCCCAGGCATCGAGGGTATCACGCTGACGGGAGGCGAGCCTTTTCAGCAATCCCCTGGGGAGCTCGGCGTGTTCCTGGATTGTGTGCGGCGGGCCAGCGAATTGTCGGTGATGTGTTACACGGGTTATACGCTGGATGCGCTCCTCGCAAGCCCGGAGGGCGAGGCCCATCAACGGCTCCTGGGCTACATCGACATCCTGGTTGACGGGCCTTATGTCGCGGGGCGCAACGAGGGCCATCTCTGGAGGGGCTCGGCCAATCAGCGGATCCATTTCCTGACCGACCGCTATCGCTCCATGTCCGGCACGGTCGAGCGATCCAAGGGACGAGCCATTGAGGTCGAGCTTATTGAAGGACGTCGCTTGGAGCTGACGGGTATCCCGGAGGCCGGCTTTCTCGATCGGTTCAGACGGCACTTGGACAGGCAAGGCATGATCCTGGACTTCAGCGAGGCTGCCTCCGGATCGGTGATAGGATGA